One Spirochaetota bacterium genomic window carries:
- a CDS encoding DUF4355 domain-containing protein, with translation IKKFLADNKDDAAVKAFLAELGKVSPESEKAIVAKWLEGDEGKKAIQSAKDKEVEKSIETWKTNNLEKLVAEEYLKKNPPKDPEKAALEARIAAMEKKSADDEAALKRQALKSLVAKEFSAAKISGEYVDFLVGTDEDSTKANIETFKKAREAELKEIVEAKFKSIGRDVPTPGEDRSGKTITRSDFEKLSPAEKAAAAKPDSGITIIDKE, from the coding sequence ATTAAAAAGTTTTTGGCTGATAACAAGGACGACGCCGCTGTAAAGGCGTTTCTTGCGGAGCTTGGCAAGGTTTCGCCGGAATCGGAAAAGGCGATCGTCGCGAAGTGGCTCGAGGGTGACGAGGGCAAGAAAGCAATCCAGTCCGCGAAGGACAAAGAGGTTGAAAAGTCCATTGAGACCTGGAAGACGAACAACCTCGAAAAGCTGGTTGCCGAAGAGTACCTGAAGAAGAACCCTCCGAAAGACCCCGAGAAAGCCGCGCTTGAGGCGCGGATTGCCGCGATGGAAAAGAAGTCTGCTGATGATGAAGCCGCACTCAAGCGCCAGGCGTTGAAGTCGCTTGTGGCGAAGGAGTTTTCGGCCGCGAAGATCAGCGGCGAATACGTTGATTTTCTCGTTGGTACTGACGAGGACTCCACGAAGGCGAACATCGAGACATTCAAGAAGGCACGCGAGGCCGAGCTTAAAGAGATCGTCGAAGCAAAGTTCAAATCCATAGGGAGGGATGTTCCGACTCCGGGCGAAGATCGGTCCGGTAAAACGATCACCAGATCGGACTTCGAAAAACTCTCTCCCGCAGAGAAGGCGGCCGCTGCCAAACCAGACAGCGGCATCACTATTATTGACAAGGAGTAA